Proteins encoded together in one Polaribacter reichenbachii window:
- a CDS encoding carboxylesterase family protein: MKYFLIPFYLLLSVNSFSQKKYLEKIAKTSKRKFTYQRIKKEKNLKLDFYKPRKVKGLKPLIIYVHGGGFSGGNRNDKYAVDFSKEMASYGYAVASISYRLTMKGIGFGCNIKADLKIQAFNEVSKDISYAIKYIIKRNRKFKIDISKVILVGSSAGAEAVLNLAYVYENEILDSKFKFAGIIGMAGAITAIDKITNSNAIPTQLFHGEKDDLVPYHIAPHHYCKKENIGYLKLYGSRAIANQLKSIGKSYYLYSVKNGDHSWNSRPIYQCKNEILDFLYFDVLQNNERQTEVQF, encoded by the coding sequence ATGAAATATTTTTTAATTCCTTTTTATTTATTGTTATCTGTAAACAGTTTTTCTCAAAAAAAATATTTAGAAAAAATAGCAAAAACATCTAAACGAAAATTTACCTACCAAAGAATTAAAAAGGAAAAGAATTTAAAACTAGATTTTTACAAACCCAGAAAAGTAAAAGGTTTAAAACCTTTAATTATTTATGTTCACGGAGGTGGATTTTCTGGAGGAAATAGAAATGATAAATATGCTGTAGATTTCTCAAAAGAAATGGCAAGTTATGGTTATGCTGTAGCTTCTATTTCTTATCGTTTAACAATGAAAGGAATTGGTTTTGGTTGCAACATAAAAGCAGATTTAAAAATTCAGGCTTTTAACGAAGTTTCTAAGGATATTAGTTACGCGATAAAATACATTATAAAACGTAATCGAAAATTTAAAATAGACATTAGTAAAGTGATTTTAGTAGGTTCTAGTGCAGGTGCAGAAGCAGTGTTAAATTTAGCTTACGTTTATGAAAATGAGATTCTAGATTCAAAATTTAAATTTGCAGGAATTATTGGTATGGCTGGCGCAATTACAGCTATTGATAAAATAACGAATAGCAATGCAATACCAACACAGCTTTTTCATGGTGAAAAAGATGATTTAGTACCTTATCATATTGCTCCACATCATTATTGCAAAAAAGAAAATATAGGTTACTTAAAATTATATGGTTCTAGAGCAATTGCAAATCAATTAAAATCTATTGGTAAATCTTATTATTTGTACTCCGTTAAAAACGGTGATCATAGTTGGAATTCCAGACCTATTTATCAATGTAAAAATGAAATATTAGATTTTTTATATTTTGATGTTTTGCAGAACAATGAAAGACAAACAGAAGTTCAATTTTGA
- a CDS encoding heparan-alpha-glucosaminide N-acetyltransferase domain-containing protein, translating into MNSNRLYFIDIVRAFAILMMLQGHFIDTLLEVSYRDSNYTAYRVWAYFRGITAPTFFTISGLIFTYLLLKAKEKGTEKLRMRKGIMRGFFLIGIGYLLRITLFTWLSGEFNNYFLVIDVLQIIGLSLILIIGIYFLCNKKTILFSAIVLVLGTLIFLTEPMYRNLDVSSIPLFLSNYISKSNGSVFTIIPWFGYICFGAFLSTLFYKYLHKKHFKIIVIPSFIFLGLLLIFYSSSILAYLSKLFHIQLFMDSASYNYLFTRFGNVLLYFAFFYGLERFFKNPLIIKIGQKTLSIYVIHFIIIYGSFTGLGLNSLIGKTLNPIEAIFGAILFLMLVCLLAYFYVKSNTFLYLNSRKIYDKLKGKPE; encoded by the coding sequence TTGAACTCTAATAGATTGTATTTTATTGATATTGTACGTGCTTTTGCCATTTTAATGATGTTGCAAGGTCATTTTATTGATACACTTTTAGAAGTTTCCTATCGAGATTCAAATTATACTGCTTACCGAGTTTGGGCTTATTTTAGGGGAATAACAGCGCCAACTTTTTTTACTATTTCAGGATTAATTTTTACTTATCTTTTATTAAAAGCCAAAGAAAAAGGAACTGAAAAATTAAGAATGCGAAAAGGAATTATGAGAGGTTTTTTCTTAATCGGAATTGGCTATCTACTTAGAATTACTCTTTTTACTTGGTTATCTGGTGAGTTTAATAACTATTTTTTAGTGATAGATGTTTTACAAATAATAGGTCTTAGCTTAATATTAATAATTGGTATTTACTTTTTATGTAATAAAAAAACAATTCTTTTTTCTGCTATTGTATTAGTTTTAGGAACTCTCATATTTTTAACAGAACCAATGTATAGAAATCTTGATGTTTCTTCTATTCCGTTATTTTTAAGCAATTATATCTCTAAGAGTAATGGTTCTGTTTTTACCATAATCCCTTGGTTTGGTTACATTTGTTTTGGTGCTTTTCTATCAACCTTATTTTATAAATATTTACACAAAAAACACTTTAAAATAATTGTTATTCCTTCATTTATCTTTTTAGGTTTACTATTAATTTTCTATTCATCTTCAATTCTAGCATATTTATCAAAATTATTTCATATTCAATTATTTATGGATTCCGCTAGTTATAATTACCTTTTTACACGATTTGGAAATGTATTATTATATTTTGCTTTTTTCTACGGATTAGAACGTTTTTTTAAAAATCCTCTTATTATAAAAATCGGACAAAAAACATTATCTATTTATGTAATTCATTTTATAATTATTTATGGAAGTTTTACAGGCTTAGGATTAAATAGCTTAATTGGCAAAACACTAAACCCTATTGAAGCGATTTTTGGTGCTATTTTATTTTTGATGTTAGTCTGTTTATTGGCTTATTTTTATGTAAAATCAAACACTTTCTTGTATTTAAATTCAAGGAAAATTTATGATAAGTTGAAAGGAAAACCAGAATAA
- the aroC gene encoding chorismate synthase, with product MSFNSFGNLLKVTTYGESHGTAIGGVIDGFPAGLEVDFEAIQEELNRRKPGQSKIVTQRKEPDTVEFLSGIFEGKTTGTSIGFVIKNTNQKSKDYNHNTNVYRPSHADYTYDQKYGLRDYRGGGRSSARETANWVVAGALAKQLVSNIKINAFTSSVGEIFMEKPYQDVDFAKTESNIVRCPDEASAEKMITKIKEIRKAGDTIGGTITCVAQNVPVGLGEPIFHKLHAQLGGAMLSINAVKGFEFGSGFCGAKMKGSEHNDIFNADGSTKSNLSGGIQGGISNGMDIYFRVAFKPVATIMSSQQTINSENEVTEITGKGRHDPCVVPRAVPIVEALTALVLADFLLLNRTRTV from the coding sequence ATGTCATTTAATTCTTTTGGAAATTTATTAAAAGTAACAACTTACGGAGAATCTCATGGAACTGCTATTGGTGGTGTTATAGATGGTTTTCCTGCTGGTTTAGAGGTTGACTTCGAAGCTATTCAAGAAGAACTAAATAGACGTAAACCTGGGCAATCTAAAATTGTTACACAACGTAAAGAACCAGATACTGTTGAGTTTTTATCAGGTATTTTTGAAGGTAAAACCACAGGAACATCTATTGGTTTTGTGATTAAAAACACAAATCAAAAAAGTAAAGATTATAATCATAATACCAATGTGTACAGACCTTCTCACGCAGATTATACTTACGACCAAAAATATGGTTTAAGAGATTATAGAGGTGGTGGAAGAAGTTCTGCTCGCGAAACTGCAAACTGGGTAGTTGCTGGTGCTTTGGCTAAGCAATTGGTATCTAACATAAAAATAAATGCTTTTACATCTTCTGTAGGAGAAATTTTTATGGAAAAACCATATCAAGATGTAGATTTTGCTAAAACAGAAAGCAATATTGTTCGCTGTCCTGATGAAGCATCCGCAGAAAAAATGATTACTAAAATTAAGGAGATCAGAAAAGCTGGTGATACAATTGGAGGAACAATTACTTGTGTTGCTCAAAATGTACCTGTTGGTTTAGGTGAACCTATTTTTCATAAATTGCATGCTCAATTAGGTGGAGCAATGTTATCTATAAATGCTGTAAAAGGTTTTGAATTTGGTAGCGGATTTTGTGGTGCAAAAATGAAAGGTTCTGAGCATAATGACATTTTTAACGCAGATGGCTCTACAAAATCTAACTTATCTGGTGGAATTCAAGGTGGAATTTCTAATGGAATGGATATTTATTTTAGAGTAGCTTTTAAACCAGTTGCTACAATTATGAGCAGTCAACAAACCATAAATTCTGAAAATGAAGTTACAGAAATTACGGGTAAAGGAAGACACGATCCTTGTGTTGTGCCAAGAGCTGTGCCAATTGTAGAAGCATTAACTGCTTTAGTTTTGGCCGATTTTCTATTACTGAATAGAACAAGAACAGTATAA
- a CDS encoding helix-turn-helix domain-containing protein, which yields MENPFEIINQRLGRIECLFENINSIISNKNINTAYPELIDVKALADYLKVSTSFIYKMTSSNQIPHSKKGKKIYFDKEKVTNWALESSVMTQEEMQDVANKYSLKRN from the coding sequence ATGGAAAATCCTTTTGAAATTATAAACCAAAGATTAGGTCGAATTGAATGTTTATTTGAAAATATTAATTCCATAATTTCGAATAAAAATATTAATACCGCTTATCCAGAACTTATAGATGTAAAAGCGCTGGCTGATTATTTAAAAGTTTCAACATCGTTTATTTATAAAATGACGAGTTCAAATCAGATTCCTCATTCTAAAAAAGGTAAGAAAATCTATTTTGATAAAGAAAAAGTGACTAATTGGGCTTTAGAAAGTTCTGTAATGACTCAAGAAGAGATGCAAGATGTAGCGAATAAGTATTCTTTGAAAAGAAATTAA
- the fsa gene encoding fructose-6-phosphate aldolase, with protein sequence MKFFIDTANLNDIAEAEALGVLDGVTTNPSLMAKEGITGAKNILNHYKKICDIVTGDVSAEVIATDYEGMVKQGEELAALHPQIVVKLPMIADGVKACKYFSDKGIKTNVTLVFSAGQALLAAKAGATYVSPFLGRLDDISTNGLNLISEIRLIYDNYNFNTQILAASVRNTMHVINCAKLGSDVMTGPLSSITGLLKHPLTDSGLAKFLEDYKKGN encoded by the coding sequence ATGAAATTTTTTATTGACACAGCAAATTTAAATGATATTGCAGAGGCAGAAGCTTTGGGTGTTTTAGATGGTGTAACCACAAACCCTTCTTTAATGGCAAAAGAAGGCATTACAGGGGCAAAAAATATTTTAAATCACTACAAAAAGATTTGTGATATAGTAACAGGAGATGTTTCTGCAGAAGTAATTGCTACAGATTATGAAGGAATGGTTAAACAAGGAGAAGAATTAGCAGCATTACATCCACAAATTGTTGTTAAATTACCAATGATTGCAGATGGCGTAAAAGCATGTAAATATTTTTCAGATAAAGGGATAAAAACAAATGTAACTTTAGTTTTTTCGGCTGGTCAAGCATTATTAGCTGCAAAAGCTGGTGCAACATATGTATCTCCGTTTTTAGGAAGATTAGATGATATTTCTACAAATGGTTTAAACTTAATCTCAGAAATAAGATTAATTTATGATAATTATAACTTTAATACACAAATTTTAGCAGCTTCTGTTAGAAACACAATGCACGTTATTAATTGTGCTAAATTAGGTTCTGATGTTATGACAGGACCATTATCTTCTATTACAGGTTTATTAAAACATCCATTAACTGACAGTGGATTAGCAAAGTTTTTAGAAGATTATAAAAAAGGGAATTAA
- a CDS encoding transketolase family protein: MNKKVDQQSADNIRALAVAMVEKANSGHPGGPMGGADFMHILYSEFFNFDPTDMTWPFRDRFFMDAGHLSTLMYAQYYLLGNYKKEDVANFRQWGSITPGHPEVDVQRGIENTSGPLGQGHTMGVGAAIAAKFLAARFGDWMNHKVYGFISDGGVQEEISQGAGRIAGHLGLNNFIMFYDSNDIQLSTPTDEVTTEDTAMKYESWGWKVITIDAHNHDEIRKALTKANSQTEKPTLIIGKTIMGKGCVTSEGKTFEGECELHGQPIGHTGADYTKTLINLGANPESPFDIYEDVSEFYQNLLERKTLEARDKKVEISIWREANPKKAEKLDFFLSGELPTLDFEGIAHKAGLASRAASSGVLAYLAEHVENMIVSSADLSNSDKTDGFLKKTQALKKGDFSGSFLQAGVAELTMACIANGIALHGGVIPVVATFFVFSDYMKPAIRLSGIQELGVKYVWTHDAFRVGEDGPTHQPVEQEAQIRLLEKLKNHRGNPSFLALRPADSAETSVAWKMALENKNTPTGLILSRQGIKDLPTKEASRYQEALAAEKGGYLVKEVENPDVVLIANGSEVATLVAAAEILEAEHNLKVNIASVISEGVFRLQSREYQNSIIPKNKPLFGLTAGLPVNLEGLVGDAGKVYGLEHFGYSAPATVLDDKFGFTGEKVSLQVLEYLKTV, encoded by the coding sequence ATGAATAAAAAAGTAGACCAACAATCAGCAGATAATATAAGAGCTTTAGCTGTTGCAATGGTAGAAAAAGCAAACTCTGGTCATCCTGGAGGACCTATGGGAGGTGCAGATTTTATGCACATCTTATATTCAGAATTCTTTAATTTCGATCCAACAGATATGACTTGGCCTTTTAGAGATCGTTTCTTTATGGATGCTGGTCATTTATCAACCTTAATGTATGCACAATACTATCTTTTAGGAAACTATAAGAAAGAAGATGTCGCTAATTTCAGGCAATGGGGTTCTATTACTCCTGGTCATCCAGAAGTAGATGTACAAAGAGGAATAGAAAACACATCTGGGCCATTAGGTCAAGGGCATACTATGGGAGTTGGAGCTGCAATTGCAGCAAAATTTTTAGCAGCTCGTTTTGGAGATTGGATGAATCATAAAGTGTATGGTTTTATTTCTGATGGTGGAGTACAAGAAGAAATTTCTCAAGGAGCTGGTAGAATTGCAGGTCATTTAGGATTGAATAATTTTATCATGTTCTACGATTCTAATGATATTCAATTATCTACCCCAACAGATGAAGTTACTACAGAAGATACAGCAATGAAGTATGAATCTTGGGGTTGGAAAGTAATTACTATTGATGCTCATAATCACGATGAAATAAGAAAAGCATTAACAAAAGCCAATAGCCAAACCGAAAAACCAACCTTAATTATTGGTAAAACCATTATGGGTAAAGGTTGTGTAACATCCGAAGGAAAAACTTTTGAAGGTGAATGCGAATTACATGGTCAACCTATTGGTCATACGGGAGCAGATTATACCAAAACTTTAATAAATTTAGGAGCAAACCCAGAAAGTCCTTTTGATATTTATGAAGATGTAAGTGAATTTTATCAGAATTTATTAGAAAGAAAAACACTAGAAGCAAGAGATAAAAAGGTTGAGATTTCCATTTGGAGAGAAGCGAATCCTAAAAAAGCTGAAAAATTAGATTTCTTTTTATCAGGAGAGTTACCAACCTTAGATTTTGAAGGAATAGCACATAAAGCAGGATTAGCGTCAAGAGCTGCTTCATCTGGAGTTTTAGCATATTTAGCTGAGCATGTAGAAAACATGATTGTTTCTTCTGCAGATTTATCTAACAGTGATAAAACAGATGGATTTTTGAAGAAAACCCAAGCACTAAAAAAAGGTGATTTTAGTGGTTCATTTTTACAAGCAGGAGTTGCAGAATTAACAATGGCTTGTATTGCAAATGGTATTGCATTACATGGTGGAGTTATACCTGTTGTGGCTACATTTTTTGTTTTTTCAGATTATATGAAACCAGCCATTCGTTTGAGTGGAATTCAAGAGTTAGGAGTAAAATATGTTTGGACACATGATGCTTTTAGAGTGGGTGAAGATGGACCAACACATCAACCTGTAGAACAAGAAGCACAAATTCGTTTGTTAGAAAAATTGAAAAACCACAGGGGAAATCCCAGTTTCTTAGCCTTACGTCCTGCAGATTCTGCAGAAACAAGTGTGGCTTGGAAAATGGCATTAGAAAATAAAAACACACCCACAGGTTTAATTTTATCAAGACAAGGAATTAAAGATTTACCAACAAAAGAAGCATCTAGATATCAAGAAGCATTAGCCGCTGAAAAAGGAGGTTACTTGGTAAAAGAAGTAGAAAATCCTGATGTAGTTTTAATTGCAAACGGATCTGAAGTAGCCACTTTAGTAGCAGCAGCAGAAATTTTAGAAGCAGAGCATAATTTAAAAGTAAATATTGCATCTGTTATATCTGAAGGAGTCTTTAGGTTACAATCTAGAGAGTATCAAAATAGCATCATCCCAAAAAACAAACCATTATTTGGTTTAACTGCAGGATTACCAGTAAACTTAGAAGGTTTAGTAGGAGATGCTGGAAAAGTGTATGGATTAGAGCATTTTGGTTATTCTGCTCCAGCAACAGTGTTAGATGATAAATTTGGATTTACAGGCGAAAAAGTAAGTCTACAAGTATTAGAATATTTAAAAACAGTATAA
- the xylA gene encoding xylose isomerase — translation MITLGDKEFYKGIGQIKYEGKNSDNPLAFKYYNPNQIVAGKTMREHFKFAIAYWHTFCGQGADPFGPGTQNFPWDAASDPIQAAKDKADAAFEFISKMGFEYYCFHDYDLVQEGPTFAESEKRLQTIVDYHKEKQAASGVKLLWGTANCFSNPRYMNGAATNPEFNVVARAGGQVKLALDATIALNGENYVFWGGREGYMSLLNTDMKRELDHMAQFLTMAKDYARSQGFKGTFFIEPKPMEPSKHQYDFDSATAIGFLKEYGLDKDFKMNIEVNHATLAQHTFQHEIEVAAGAGMLGSIDANRGDYQNGWDTDQFPNNIQETTEAMLVFLKAGGLQGGGVNFDAKIRRNSTDTNDVFHAHIGGADTFARALITADKILQSSSYNKLREERYSSFDSGVGKDFEAGRLNMQDLYKIASENGELPLISGKQELFENIINQYI, via the coding sequence ATGATAACTTTAGGAGATAAAGAATTTTACAAAGGAATAGGTCAAATAAAATATGAAGGAAAAAACTCTGATAATCCATTAGCATTTAAATACTATAACCCAAACCAAATTGTTGCAGGAAAAACAATGCGTGAGCATTTTAAATTTGCAATTGCTTATTGGCATACTTTCTGTGGACAAGGTGCAGATCCATTTGGTCCTGGAACACAAAATTTTCCTTGGGATGCAGCCTCAGACCCAATTCAGGCTGCAAAAGATAAAGCTGATGCTGCATTTGAATTTATTTCAAAAATGGGCTTTGAATATTACTGTTTTCATGATTATGATTTAGTTCAAGAAGGGCCAACATTTGCAGAATCAGAAAAAAGACTTCAAACTATTGTAGATTATCATAAAGAAAAACAAGCTGCCTCAGGTGTAAAATTATTATGGGGAACTGCAAATTGTTTTTCAAACCCAAGATATATGAATGGAGCTGCTACAAATCCAGAATTTAATGTTGTAGCACGAGCTGGAGGTCAAGTTAAGTTAGCTCTAGATGCTACTATTGCTCTTAATGGAGAAAATTATGTCTTCTGGGGAGGTCGTGAAGGTTATATGTCTTTATTAAACACAGATATGAAACGTGAATTAGATCATATGGCACAATTTTTAACTATGGCTAAAGATTATGCTAGATCTCAAGGATTTAAAGGTACTTTCTTTATTGAACCAAAACCTATGGAACCTTCAAAACATCAATACGATTTTGATTCTGCTACAGCTATCGGCTTTTTAAAAGAATATGGTTTAGACAAAGATTTTAAAATGAATATTGAAGTTAACCATGCAACATTAGCACAGCATACTTTTCAACATGAAATAGAAGTAGCAGCAGGTGCAGGAATGTTGGGAAGTATAGATGCTAATAGAGGTGATTACCAAAATGGATGGGATACAGACCAATTTCCAAACAACATTCAAGAAACTACTGAAGCAATGTTGGTTTTCTTAAAAGCTGGAGGCTTACAAGGTGGAGGTGTAAATTTTGATGCTAAAATCAGAAGAAATTCAACAGATACGAATGATGTTTTCCACGCACATATTGGTGGTGCAGATACATTTGCAAGAGCTTTAATAACTGCCGATAAAATTTTACAATCATCTTCTTATAATAAATTACGTGAAGAAAGATATAGTTCATTTGATTCTGGAGTAGGTAAAGATTTTGAGGCTGGTAGATTAAATATGCAAGATTTATATAAAATAGCTTCTGAAAACGGAGAATTACCATTAATAAGTGGTAAGCAAGAATTGTTTGAAAATATTATTAACCAATACATATAA
- a CDS encoding xylulokinase has product MYYIGYDLGSSSVKAALIDAKTGRTAGVTNYPEKEMAIIALETGWAEQDPEIWWKNIGKVTQKLLKQTSISSDKIIGIGIAYQMHGLVIVDENHKALRPSIIWCDSRAVKIGNDAFIGAGEDKCISNLLNSPGNFTLSKLKWVKENEPETFKKVNKLLLPGDFIALKLTGEATTTISGLSEGMMWDFKQNKPAEWLFNYMGISTNLIPTILPTFSNQGKVTKQAAKETGLPQGIPVLYRAGDQPNNALSLNVLHPGEIAATGGTSGVVYAVTDKTDSKESVRINNFAHVNYTEETPRIGKLLNINGAGIQYSWMKNNLASTDTYNNMNELASQVPVGSDGLRIIPFGNGAERMLNNTNNGASIFNLNFNKHKNEHLFRAALEGIAFAFVYGISILKNDGVNLSGMRAGSDNLFRSEIFSKTIATLIETEINIIDTTGAIGAARAAGVANKDFKNLEEVFSDNEQVLTYHPLNDKQIYKDAYNLWKNDLEKKYNN; this is encoded by the coding sequence ATGTATTATATAGGATATGATTTAGGAAGCTCATCAGTTAAAGCAGCTTTAATTGATGCAAAAACAGGACGTACTGCTGGTGTAACAAATTATCCTGAAAAGGAAATGGCTATCATAGCTTTAGAAACAGGTTGGGCAGAACAAGATCCAGAAATTTGGTGGAAAAATATTGGTAAAGTAACTCAAAAATTATTGAAACAAACAAGTATTTCTTCTGATAAAATAATTGGAATTGGAATTGCATATCAAATGCATGGACTTGTTATTGTAGATGAAAATCATAAAGCTTTAAGACCATCTATTATTTGGTGTGACAGTAGAGCTGTTAAAATAGGGAATGATGCTTTTATAGGAGCTGGAGAGGATAAATGTATTTCCAATCTTTTAAACTCACCTGGTAATTTTACGTTATCAAAACTAAAATGGGTAAAAGAAAATGAGCCAGAAACATTTAAAAAAGTAAACAAATTATTATTACCTGGAGATTTTATTGCCTTAAAGTTAACAGGAGAAGCAACTACAACTATTTCTGGTTTATCAGAAGGTATGATGTGGGATTTTAAACAAAATAAACCAGCAGAATGGCTGTTTAACTATATGGGAATAAGCACTAATTTAATTCCTACAATTCTTCCAACTTTTTCAAATCAAGGAAAAGTTACAAAACAAGCTGCTAAAGAAACTGGTTTACCTCAAGGCATTCCTGTTTTATACAGAGCTGGTGACCAACCCAATAATGCGTTGTCTTTAAATGTTTTACATCCAGGTGAAATTGCTGCAACTGGTGGTACAAGTGGAGTTGTTTATGCAGTTACAGACAAAACAGATTCTAAAGAAAGTGTAAGAATCAACAATTTTGCACATGTAAATTATACAGAAGAAACTCCAAGAATTGGAAAACTTTTAAATATAAACGGAGCTGGAATTCAATATAGTTGGATGAAAAATAATTTAGCCTCAACAGATACTTATAATAATATGAATGAATTGGCTTCTCAAGTGCCAGTTGGTTCTGATGGGTTAAGAATTATTCCTTTTGGTAATGGTGCAGAACGCATGTTAAATAATACAAATAACGGGGCAAGTATTTTCAACTTAAACTTTAATAAACATAAAAATGAACATCTCTTTAGAGCTGCTTTAGAAGGAATTGCTTTTGCATTTGTTTATGGTATTAGTATTTTAAAAAATGATGGTGTAAATTTATCAGGAATGCGTGCTGGAAGCGATAATTTATTTCGTTCAGAAATATTTTCAAAAACCATAGCAACTCTTATTGAAACCGAAATAAATATCATAGATACCACTGGTGCAATTGGTGCTGCAAGAGCTGCTGGTGTTGCTAATAAAGATTTTAAGAATTTAGAAGAAGTATTTTCTGATAATGAACAAGTACTAACCTACCATCCTTTAAATGATAAACAAATTTATAAAGATGCATACAACTTGTGGAAAAACGATTTAGAAAAGAAATACAATAATTAA
- a CDS encoding glycoside hydrolase family 43 protein, whose product MPEESIDHIDFNDLNKRAISQPIVNHIYTADPSAHVFNGKIYIYPSHDVDAGEAFDDLGSHFAMEDYHVISMDNVDSESIDHGVALHVDDVAWAEKQMWAPDAAHKDGKYYLYFPAKAYDGIFRIGVAVGDSPTGPFKPQPEAIKGSFSIDPAVFEDDDGSYYMYFGGLWGGQLQRWRNGTFNKEELDNPTAHIPEDNEPALLPFVAKMTDDLLEFEEKPKEIEIVDEQGNLLLSGDNERRFFEAAWLHKHNGKYYFSYSTGDTHFICYAVGDSPYGPFKYGGRILNPVVGWTSHHSVCKVENQWYLFYHDSSLSEGVTHLRSIKVAKITHNKDGSIQTLDPYKG is encoded by the coding sequence ATGCCAGAAGAAAGTATAGATCATATAGATTTTAATGATTTAAATAAAAGGGCTATTTCTCAACCAATTGTTAATCATATTTACACAGCAGATCCGTCTGCACATGTTTTTAATGGTAAAATTTACATATATCCTTCTCATGATGTAGATGCAGGAGAAGCCTTTGATGATTTAGGAAGTCATTTTGCTATGGAAGATTATCATGTAATATCTATGGATAACGTAGATAGTGAAAGTATAGATCATGGAGTTGCTTTACATGTAGATGATGTTGCTTGGGCAGAAAAACAAATGTGGGCGCCAGATGCTGCGCATAAAGATGGAAAATATTATTTGTATTTTCCAGCAAAAGCATATGATGGTATTTTTAGAATAGGAGTTGCTGTAGGCGATTCTCCAACAGGACCATTTAAACCTCAACCAGAAGCTATTAAAGGTAGTTTTTCTATAGACCCTGCTGTTTTTGAAGATGATGATGGCAGTTATTATATGTATTTTGGAGGTCTATGGGGTGGACAATTACAACGTTGGAGAAATGGAACTTTTAATAAAGAAGAACTAGATAACCCAACTGCACATATACCAGAAGATAATGAACCTGCTTTATTACCATTTGTTGCTAAAATGACAGATGATTTATTAGAGTTTGAAGAAAAACCAAAAGAGATAGAAATTGTTGATGAACAAGGAAATTTGTTATTATCAGGTGATAATGAAAGACGTTTTTTTGAAGCTGCTTGGTTGCATAAACATAATGGAAAATATTATTTTTCTTACTCTACAGGAGATACACATTTTATCTGTTATGCTGTTGGAGATAGTCCTTATGGTCCATTTAAGTACGGAGGTCGTATATTAAATCCAGTTGTAGGTTGGACTTCTCATCACTCTGTTTGTAAAGTTGAAAACCAATGGTATTTGTTTTATCACGATTCATCATTATCAGAAGGCGTTACACATTTACGTTCTATAAAAGTTGCAAAAATAACGCATAATAAAGATGGTAGTATACAAACTTTAGATCCTTATAAAGGATAA